The nucleotide sequence TGGCGGCGACTGCACCCCAGCCGCTGCTGGACGCGCCTCGCGCCTCTCCCACGGGGATGGGGCCTCGCGCCGTGGCGCTGGGCGATTTCGACGAGGACGGGCGTCTGGACGTCATCACGGCCAACCACACCGCGGGCACCGTGTCCGTGTTGCGGAGCCTGGGGGACGGAACGTTCGCGCCCGGCATGGAGCGGCCCACCGGGGCGTTGCCCGGCGCGGTCGCGGTGGGGGACTTCGACGGGGATGGCCACCTGGACGCGGTCACCAGCCACTTCGGAGGCACGGTGTCCGTGCTGCTGGGGCGCGGGGATGGGACGTTCGGCGCGCGGACCGACCACTCCGTGGGCGCGGAGCCCTCGGCCGTGGACGTGGGCGACCTGGACGGCGACGGACGCCTGGACGTGGTGACGGCCAACTCGCTCGACGACTCCGTGTCGGTGCTGTTGAACCGGGGCTCCGGACGGTTCGTGCATCAGAAGGATGTCAACGCCGGCACCAACCCGTTCGCGGTGAAGGTGGCCGACGTCAACCACGACGGGATGGCGGACCTGGTCACCGCGAACTTCGTGGACACGGTGTCGGTGCTGCTCGGCAACGGGGACGGGACGTTCCGGCCGCGCATGGACTTCGCCACGGGCAACGCGCCCTACTCCGTCGCGGTGGTGGACGTGGATGACGACGGGAAGCTGGACGTGGTCACCGCGAACTTCCGGGGCCAGAGCGTGTCCGTGCTGCGCGGCACAGGCGCCGGTACGTTCCCCGTGCGCGTGGATTTCGCCGTGAAGGGCGGGCCGTACTTCGTCGCGGCCGGCGACTTCAACGGCGATGGGATGCCGGATCTCATCACCGCGAACTTCAACGAGGACACCGTGTCCCTGCTGCCCGGCCAGGGCCACGGTTCCTTCGGCGCGCCCACGCGCCTGGCCACCGGCGAGGGCCCCGCGGCGCTCGCGGTGGGCCTGCTCGACGGCGACCTGAAGCCGGACGTCGTCACCGCCAACACCCGGAGCCATGACGTGTCCGTGCTTCGGGCCGCGGCCTCCGCGGACGTGGAGGTGACGCTCACCGCTGTCCCCAGGCCGGGTGTGTCCGTGCCGCGCATCGACTACACGCTTACCGTCACGCAGCACGGGCCGGATCCGCTGAACCGGGCCGTCATCACCGTGGCCCTGCCCCCGGGCCTCCAGGCCAGCACCCGGGACTGCCTCATGGCCGCCGGCACGCTCCAGTGCGAGGTGGGACCGATGGCCGTGGGCGACACCGCCCTCCTGCGGTTCTCCGCGCCGCTGCCTCGCTCCAGCGTGGGCCTGTCCTACCGCATCACCGCCACGCGGACGCTCAGCGTCCCCGAGGACCCCCACTCCGCCAACGATGCCGCGAGCCAGGACTACGTGTCCCTGGGCGGACTCGCGGCGACGTGGTGGTAGCGGTCCAGCCGGAGCGCCTTCCCTGGAGCGCATCAGCCAACGACGTGGCGAGCCTGGACCGCGTGTCCCTGGGCAGGCTCGCCGCGACGTGGTGGTAGCGATCCAGCCGGAGCGCCTTCCCTGGAGCGCTTCAGCGCGGGCGCTTCAGCTTGGACCACATGAGCCCGACGAAGGTGTCGGGGGCGGGCTCCGCGGTCATCAACTCCTCGTCTTCGTGACCGCGCGCGGGTGGCGGCAAGGGCTTGGGGGCCACGGGAAACGGCAGGGGCTCCGAGGTGTTCAAGCCCTGTGCCTGGCGCTCCATCACCTCCGCGAAGGAGCGCTGGGGCGCGTTGCGCTCCGCCACCGGCGCGGCGCCTTCCACGCTCTGGAGGGCCCGGATGCGAAGGATGACGCTGGCGCCTTCCGCGCGCGAGATGCCCGTCACCCGCCCGATTGGACCTCGCGGCCCGCGTTCCCGGCTCATCGGTTCCCTCCCGGTCTTCGCTAGAACCGTAGCGCCTCCGGCCCCCCGCCGGCCACTGCCCGGCCCTCCGGCGAGCCACGGAGAGGCCCGCCCGGCCGGCAGGTCATCGTGGCCCCGCTGTAACCGTTCCCCGGTGTCGCGCGTAAGTTGGAATGGCGCCCTTTCTTCCGACGGCGCCCGGAGGCTTCGCGACCCATGTCGTCCGCCCGTGCAGTGCCGTCTCCCACCCCGCGGCCCGTGGCGCACCGGCTATGGCCCGCCCTGCTGGTGCTGGCCGCCGCCCTGAGCGCGTGCACCGAAGCGCGTGGTGCTCCGCCCGGCGAGAAGCCCGCGGCCACCGCGTACGCCCCGCCACAGGACGGCCGCGCGTACACGAAGCCGTCCGACGCGGAGCTGAAGCGCAACCTGTCCCCCCTCGCCTACCAGGTGACGCAGCACGAGGCCACCGAGCCGCCCTTCCGCAACGCGTACTGGAACAATCACGATGAAGGGCTCTACGTCGACGTGGTCAGCGGCGAGCCGCTGTTCTCCTCGCGCGACAAGTTCGAGTCCGGCACCGGCTGGCCCAGCTTCACCCGCCCCCTGGACAAGGCCCACGTGGTGGAGAAGCGCGACAGCACCCTGGGCATGGAGCGCGTGGAGGTTCGCTCGAAGGACGGCGACTCGCACCTGGGCCACCTCTTCGAGGACGGGCCCAAGCCCACGGGTTTGCGCTACTGCATCAACTCCGCGTCGCTGCGCTTCATCCCCGTGAATGAGCTGGCCGCGAAGGGCTATGGCAAGTGGCTGCCCTCCTTCGGCCGAGCGGCCCCGAGCGAACCCCAGGGCACGCTCGCTCCCGCCGCGGGCGCCGTCGTGCTGGCGAAGGCGACGGCCCCCACGGAGGCCACTCGCGAGACGGCGTACCTGGCGGGCGGGTGCTTCTGGGGCATGGAGGACATCCTCCGGAAGATCCCGGGCGTCATCGACACGGAGGCCGGCTACACGGGCGGCTCGAAGAAGGACGCGACCTACGAGGACGTGCACACCGGGGAGACGGGGCACGCGGAGGCTGTGCGCGTTGTCTTCAACCCGAAGCTGCTGACGTACGAGGCGCTGCTGGAGCAGTGGTTCTTCCGCATGCACGACCCGACGACCCTCAACCGTCAGGGTAATGACGTGGGCTCGCAGTACCGCTCCGCCATCTTCTATCTGTCGGACGACCAGCGCCGGACGGCGGAGGCGGTGAAGGCCCGCGTGGACAAGTCCGGCAAGTGGTCCCGGCCCGTCGTCACGCAAATCACCGCCGCCAGCGAGTGGGTGCCCGCCGAGGGCTACCACCAGGACTACCTGGTGAAGAACCCCGGCGGCTACACCTGCCACTACCTGCGCGACTGAGAGCCCCGCCGCGCCCTCAAGCGGCGCGGTCGTGCACTTCGAACGTCATGCCCGCCTTGCGCAGGCGCTCCACCAGCACCATGCCCATAGCGGACGCGGGGGTGAGGACGCCGCCCCGCTTGGGGATGGTGTCGAAGGCGAGGCACAGCGCGGACTCCGCGAGCATGCGCGCCGTGGCCGCGTAGCCCGGGTCGCCCTTCGACGCGACCTTGCCCTCCACCTTCACGCGCTGGCCGCTCTTGGGCGAGTGGCCCTCGCCCAGGAGCCGCACCTCGAAGAGGCCGCGCTCACGCACGGTGGCGGACGGACCCTCGCCCGGCGCGGGCAGCACGTGCTTCTCCAATAGCTCCCGCGCGGGGTCCACGTTCGACAGGAGCATGAACCCGCCCAGCCCCGCGGTGGTCGCCGCGGCGAGCGCCAGGCCCTTGGGCCCGGGACCGAAGTCGGAGACCTCCGAGTAGAAGAAGTCGCGGCCCCACGGGTAGCCCAAGAGCGCGTTGGAGCGCCGCACGACGCGCGTGTTGACGGAGGCCATCACGAAGGGCGCGGTCCACGTGCCCGTGTCCGGGCTCTTCTTCACCGTGGCCAGGTCGCGCTCCTCCTTCGTGCCTCGGGAGGGCTCCGGATCCAACGCGTGGGCGCTGGTCAGCACCTTCTTGAGGGCAGGCTCCGCCTTCACCGCCGCCAGGGTGTCCATCATGCTGGCGATGGTGCCGCCGCTGAAGCCGCCGCGCATGCGCGTCAGGTGGAAGCGCACCTGGTCGCAGTGGCCGCCGTGCTTCTCACGCATGTAGTCCTGGACCATCAGCGTGCCCAGGTCGGAGGGGATGGAGTCGAAGCCGCAGGTGTGCACGATGCGGGCGCCCGTCTCGCGCGCCCGCGCGTCGTGGGCGTCGATGGTCCCGCGCATGAACTGCACCTCGCCCGTCAGGTCGCAGTAGTCCGTGCCGGCGCGGACGCAGGCGTCGACCAGCTCGTTGCCGTAGCGGGCATAGGGCCCCACGGTGGAGATGATGACGCGCGTGCGCGCCACCATCGCGTCCAGCGAGGCCGCGTCCTTCGCGTCCGCGAGCACCACCGGCAGGTCCGCGAACTCCGGCCGCACCTTCACCAGCTCCGAGCGGACCTGATCCAGCTTCGCCTCGTCACGCCCGGCGATGGCCCACTTCGCGCGGTGCGTCTCCTGATTGCGAGCCAGGTACTCCGCCACCAGGCGGCCGGTGAATCCCGTGGCGCCCCACAGGATGATGTCGAACGCGGGCTTCTTGTCGTGGGCCATGGGGCGGCGCGTAGCCGGACCCTCCATGTGAGCGCAAGCGCGATTCCACGGCCCGTGAACGCCCTGTGCGGGGCACCACATCAGGCGCGCAGGCGCAACCGGATGGGCCCGCGCGCGGTGGAGGGCTCCACCACCCTGCCCCCCTGGACGATGTCCAGCACGCCGCGAGCGACGAGCCTGCGCGCTGCCTCGCGCACGGGCTCCATGCACGCGCGCCAGTCCTCGCCGCCGGACGCGCGGGCGACTTCAGAGGGGCACACGGTGGCGCCGCCTGCCCGCTGGGAGAGCAACTCCAGGATGCGCGCCTCCCACGGGGAATCCCGCGCCTGGGTCCGCTTCCCCCGGCACGCCTCCGAGCAGTACCGCACCTGTTCCCAGTCGCGCGCCCACTTGCGGCGCCAGGTGATGGCGCGGCCGCAGACAGCGCAGGGCTTGGGAGGCGGAGGGGACGTCATGCACTCCCATCGATGCGTCCCGCCACGCCGGGTTTCAACCCCCGCCGACGTCGATGACCGGGATGCGTCAGCCCAGCGCCGCCTCCACCTCCACGGCGCGGTGCGCGTACGTGTGCTCGGCCAGCACGCGCCGGAGCGCGGCCTGTCCCATGCGCCGGGCGTCTTCCGGGGTGAGGCGCTTCACGTGCTCGGCGACCTCTTCACCGGAGCGGGCCACCAGGACCTCGCGGCCGGGCTCCAGGAATTGCTCCACGCCCTCGAAGGCGTCGGTGATGAGGCAGGCTCCCGCGCCCGCGGCCTCGAACACGCGCGGGGACGGTGAGAAGCCGAAGCGCGCCATGCTGTCGCGGTGCAGGTTGAGCACCGCGCGCGCCGAGCTGTTCACCGCGTTGTGGTCCTGCGTGTAGACGTGGCCCAGGCGCCCGACGTTGGAGGGCACGACGCGTTCCTCCCAACCGTTGCCGCCCAGGAGCATGCGCGAGCGGGGCAGCGACTCCGCGACCTTGAAGAAGCAGGCCTCCACGCGCGCCTCTCGGTCCGGCAACCGGTTGCCCAGGAAGGCCAGGTCGCAGGCGAAACGCGACTCAGGCGCCACGGGGTGGTGCGTGTCCGGATCCACCGCGGGGTGGATGGCCACGCAATGCTTCGCGCCCAGCTCGCGGTACGCGTTCACCACCGGCGCGCCGCCGCCGGACGTGAGGATGTGGTCGAAGCGCGGGATGAGCTGACGGAAGAGATGGTGGGCGTCCTTCGCCACGTGCTCCAGCGTGGCGGGCGCGCTCATGTCCCAGAACACCACCTGCGTGCCGGAGCGGCGCAACTCCAGCACGCGCGAATCCAGATACGCGTCGAGGGCGCCCACGCCACTGGCCTTCACCACCACGTCCACGCCGAAGGCGTCGTCCAGGCACTCGTCCACCGAGCCCAGGTTGTTGGAATAGACGACGACGCGTGCCTGGTCCGGCCCCTGGAGGTCGCGGTGCTCCTGCCGGCCGGAGGCATCCGGTTCATAGAAGGTGACCTGGTGTCCGCGCGCGTGCAGGGCGCGCAGCAGGCCCCGGTAGTAGGTGGCAGCGCCGTTCCACCAGGTGGACACGAGGCTGGAACCGAAGAAGGCGAAGCGCAGGCCACGGCTCATGCGAGGACTCTTTCCGAGGACAGCGGGTGAAGGACGTCGCCGGACATCCCCAGCTCCTGACAGAAGACGAGCAGCGCCTCCACCCGGTGCGCGCAGGTGTGCCGCGACAGTACCGTGCGCAGGCCGGCTTCCGCGAAGGCGTGCCGCATCTCCGCGTCCGCGACCAGCGCGGACAGGTGGCGCCGCATCTGCGCCCCGTCCCGGGCGACGAGGTAGTCCTTCCCCGCGGTGAACAGCCCGTCCGAGTCCTCCCACGGAGCGGACACCAGCGGGATTCCGCACGCCAGCGCCTCGAAGGGGCGGATGGTGGGGACGCCGGGCAGCAGCGTGGCGTAGGGCCGCCGGGGGATGTGCACGGTGACGCGCGCCTGGGAGAAGGCCAGGGGCACGCGGTGGTTGGGCAGCCAGCCGGCGTACTCGATGCCGGCGTCGAAGAGGGCTCGCAGGGCGGGGACCGGGTAGCGCACGCCATGCACTCGCGCGGTGAAGCCTCGCTCGTGCACCGGCTCCACGAGGAACTCCTGCAGCTCCTTCGTGCGCTCGTCATCCCCCCAGTTGCCAATCCAGACCAGGTCCCGCACCTCGCGGTTGCGCGGGTGCGGGTGGAACACGCGCACGTCGGCGGCCTCGTGCCAGGTCCACGCCCGCCGCGCCCAGCCCCGCTCCAGGTAGAGGTCCCGGAGCACGTCTCCGGAGGCGAGCACCCCGTCGTACCGGGACAGATCGTAGCCGGCCATCACCTCCGGCGCGCTCACGCTCCGGTGGAAGGTGTCGTGGAAGAGGAGGCGGAAGCGGCCGCCGTCACGGCGGTGCACTCCGATACGGCGCACCAGGTCCGGCGGCGTCCAGGCGTGCACCAGCACCAGGTCCGCGCCATCGAGCACCGCCTCCAGGTCCAGCGTGTCGGGCGCGTACCGCTCCGGACGCACGTGTGGATAGAGGGCGCGGACCTCGTTGAGCGCGGCCACGCCGTGGGGCTCCTCCAAGAGGCACTGGAAGCTCCCCGAGTCCTCGGGTTCGAACACACGCACGGAGTGGCCTCGCGCGACCAGCTCCGTCGCCACCCCGCGCAGGAAGTGGGCGTCACCATGGTTCCAGTCCGACAGCAGGGAATGACAGAAGAGGATGACACGCATCGATGGACGACTCCTCGGGCTCCCCGCCGCGTGGCCATGGCCCGGTCGGGAAAACGGTAAACACCCCGCCGTCCGGTTCACCCCTCCCTGATGGCTTGTCTGGGCGTCAGCCCTCGGGGACGCCCTTTCCCCTCCCTCCAGGGTCCCTTGTTCGCGAAGTACGAAAGGCTTCGTTGACACCTACGAAATCGTTCGTATAACTATGCG is from Corallococcus exiguus and encodes:
- a CDS encoding FG-GAP-like repeat-containing protein; this translates as MRHPRMAHAGVMLFSAAVLIAMALPRMAATAPQPLLDAPRASPTGMGPRAVALGDFDEDGRLDVITANHTAGTVSVLRSLGDGTFAPGMERPTGALPGAVAVGDFDGDGHLDAVTSHFGGTVSVLLGRGDGTFGARTDHSVGAEPSAVDVGDLDGDGRLDVVTANSLDDSVSVLLNRGSGRFVHQKDVNAGTNPFAVKVADVNHDGMADLVTANFVDTVSVLLGNGDGTFRPRMDFATGNAPYSVAVVDVDDDGKLDVVTANFRGQSVSVLRGTGAGTFPVRVDFAVKGGPYFVAAGDFNGDGMPDLITANFNEDTVSLLPGQGHGSFGAPTRLATGEGPAALAVGLLDGDLKPDVVTANTRSHDVSVLRAAASADVEVTLTAVPRPGVSVPRIDYTLTVTQHGPDPLNRAVITVALPPGLQASTRDCLMAAGTLQCEVGPMAVGDTALLRFSAPLPRSSVGLSYRITATRTLSVPEDPHSANDAASQDYVSLGGLAATWW
- a CDS encoding CgeB family protein, with translation MSRGLRFAFFGSSLVSTWWNGAATYYRGLLRALHARGHQVTFYEPDASGRQEHRDLQGPDQARVVVYSNNLGSVDECLDDAFGVDVVVKASGVGALDAYLDSRVLELRRSGTQVVFWDMSAPATLEHVAKDAHHLFRQLIPRFDHILTSGGGAPVVNAYRELGAKHCVAIHPAVDPDTHHPVAPESRFACDLAFLGNRLPDREARVEACFFKVAESLPRSRMLLGGNGWEERVVPSNVGRLGHVYTQDHNAVNSSARAVLNLHRDSMARFGFSPSPRVFEAAGAGACLITDAFEGVEQFLEPGREVLVARSGEEVAEHVKRLTPEDARRMGQAALRRVLAEHTYAHRAVEVEAALG
- a CDS encoding CgeB family protein; the encoded protein is MRVILFCHSLLSDWNHGDAHFLRGVATELVARGHSVRVFEPEDSGSFQCLLEEPHGVAALNEVRALYPHVRPERYAPDTLDLEAVLDGADLVLVHAWTPPDLVRRIGVHRRDGGRFRLLFHDTFHRSVSAPEVMAGYDLSRYDGVLASGDVLRDLYLERGWARRAWTWHEAADVRVFHPHPRNREVRDLVWIGNWGDDERTKELQEFLVEPVHERGFTARVHGVRYPVPALRALFDAGIEYAGWLPNHRVPLAFSQARVTVHIPRRPYATLLPGVPTIRPFEALACGIPLVSAPWEDSDGLFTAGKDYLVARDGAQMRRHLSALVADAEMRHAFAEAGLRTVLSRHTCAHRVEALLVFCQELGMSGDVLHPLSSERVLA
- a CDS encoding saccharopine dehydrogenase family protein is translated as MAHDKKPAFDIILWGATGFTGRLVAEYLARNQETHRAKWAIAGRDEAKLDQVRSELVKVRPEFADLPVVLADAKDAASLDAMVARTRVIISTVGPYARYGNELVDACVRAGTDYCDLTGEVQFMRGTIDAHDARARETGARIVHTCGFDSIPSDLGTLMVQDYMREKHGGHCDQVRFHLTRMRGGFSGGTIASMMDTLAAVKAEPALKKVLTSAHALDPEPSRGTKEERDLATVKKSPDTGTWTAPFVMASVNTRVVRRSNALLGYPWGRDFFYSEVSDFGPGPKGLALAAATTAGLGGFMLLSNVDPARELLEKHVLPAPGEGPSATVRERGLFEVRLLGEGHSPKSGQRVKVEGKVASKGDPGYAATARMLAESALCLAFDTIPKRGGVLTPASAMGMVLVERLRKAGMTFEVHDRAA
- a CDS encoding bifunctional methionine sulfoxide reductase B/A protein; protein product: MSSARAVPSPTPRPVAHRLWPALLVLAAALSACTEARGAPPGEKPAATAYAPPQDGRAYTKPSDAELKRNLSPLAYQVTQHEATEPPFRNAYWNNHDEGLYVDVVSGEPLFSSRDKFESGTGWPSFTRPLDKAHVVEKRDSTLGMERVEVRSKDGDSHLGHLFEDGPKPTGLRYCINSASLRFIPVNELAAKGYGKWLPSFGRAAPSEPQGTLAPAAGAVVLAKATAPTEATRETAYLAGGCFWGMEDILRKIPGVIDTEAGYTGGSKKDATYEDVHTGETGHAEAVRVVFNPKLLTYEALLEQWFFRMHDPTTLNRQGNDVGSQYRSAIFYLSDDQRRTAEAVKARVDKSGKWSRPVVTQITAASEWVPAEGYHQDYLVKNPGGYTCHYLRD
- a CDS encoding DUF2256 and DUF3253 domain-containing protein, which encodes MTSPPPPKPCAVCGRAITWRRKWARDWEQVRYCSEACRGKRTQARDSPWEARILELLSQRAGGATVCPSEVARASGGEDWRACMEPVREAARRLVARGVLDIVQGGRVVEPSTARGPIRLRLRA